The Deltaproteobacteria bacterium genome contains a region encoding:
- a CDS encoding DegT/DnrJ/EryC1/StrS family aminotransferase yields the protein MRLSVPVIDENELEAIKKVLTSGYLTMGPVVAEFENAVAEYTGARYAIATTSATTALHLSMVALNIGKGDEVIVPSFTFPATVNVVIQQGAVPVLVDIDLHTFNISIESLKAGITPKTKAIMPVHLFGLSADMYALMEIASEKGIHVVEDAACALGSLYNGKQCGTIGDIGCFSFHPRKIITTGEGGMVITNNHEIGERVRGLRQHGGIRMDNRFYFSEPGFNYRMSDINAAIGLSQMKKIKWIIERRRDIAKNLTDGLSGVKGFILPSEPSWAFHTYQTYAIILDKSIDRDLFIQGLKQMGIEATIGTYAIHMEKYLHQLYPYKEQDLPNAAKAFRQTVAVPLYPQMTDEEIERLIKAVRETITCLT from the coding sequence ATGAGACTGTCAGTTCCGGTTATTGATGAAAATGAATTGGAGGCTATTAAAAAAGTCCTAACCTCTGGTTATTTAACCATGGGACCAGTGGTCGCAGAATTTGAAAATGCTGTAGCTGAATACACAGGTGCAAGATATGCCATAGCAACCACATCGGCAACCACCGCACTTCACCTGTCAATGGTCGCCTTGAATATAGGCAAGGGAGATGAAGTAATTGTGCCTTCTTTCACATTCCCGGCTACGGTTAATGTGGTTATCCAGCAGGGTGCAGTGCCTGTGCTTGTTGATATAGACTTACATACCTTCAATATCTCCATAGAAAGTCTGAAGGCAGGAATTACACCTAAGACAAAGGCAATAATGCCTGTTCACCTCTTTGGACTGTCAGCGGACATGTATGCACTTATGGAAATAGCCTCTGAAAAGGGGATACATGTGGTTGAAGACGCTGCCTGTGCCCTTGGAAGCCTTTATAATGGGAAACAATGTGGAACCATCGGAGATATTGGCTGCTTCAGTTTCCATCCAAGGAAGATTATCACAACCGGAGAAGGCGGTATGGTTATAACCAATAATCATGAGATTGGAGAGAGGGTAAGGGGACTGAGACAGCACGGCGGTATAAGGATGGACAACAGGTTCTATTTTTCAGAACCCGGGTTTAATTACCGTATGAGCGATATCAATGCAGCCATAGGACTCTCTCAGATGAAAAAGATCAAATGGATAATAGAAAGAAGACGAGATATTGCAAAGAATCTAACTGACGGACTTTCAGGTGTAAAGGGATTTATTTTGCCCTCCGAACCTTCATGGGCATTCCATACATATCAAACCTATGCAATAATATTAGATAAATCCATTGATAGAGATTTGTTCATTCAGGGACTCAAGCAAATGGGAATTGAAGCCACGATAGGAACATATGCCATTCACATGGAGAAATACCTACATCAATTGTATCCTTATAAAGAGCAAGATTTACCCAATGCAGCAAAGGCATTCAGGCAGACCGTTGCTGTACCATTGTATCCTCAAATGACCGATGAAGAGATTGAAAGACTTATTAAAGCCGTCAGAGAAACAATCACATGTCTCACATAA
- a CDS encoding N-acetyltransferase: MKEKKYFAHETAIIESNAKIGDNTRIWHFAHVREGSTIGSNCTVGKDCFIDTSVVIGNGVKIQNGVSIYKGVSIEDDVFIGPNVTFTNDPYPRAFSKNWNIRQTHIKKGASIGANATLVCGINIGNYSMIAAGSVVTKNVHDFCIIAGNPAKIQGFVCICGSKLNEFERKCDSAVFKCNSCNSEISIPIAIVDSAHQRKHDE, translated from the coding sequence ATGAAAGAAAAAAAATATTTTGCACACGAAACCGCAATTATAGAATCCAATGCAAAGATAGGAGATAATACAAGGATATGGCATTTTGCCCATGTGAGGGAAGGCTCAACAATAGGATCAAACTGCACGGTTGGCAAGGACTGTTTCATTGATACCTCTGTAGTAATAGGAAATGGTGTTAAAATCCAGAACGGTGTATCCATTTATAAAGGGGTCAGTATAGAGGACGATGTTTTTATAGGTCCGAATGTAACCTTTACCAATGACCCATATCCTAGGGCATTTTCCAAAAACTGGAATATTAGGCAGACTCACATTAAGAAAGGGGCATCTATAGGCGCCAACGCCACCCTCGTATGCGGGATCAATATAGGCAATTACTCTATGATAGCGGCAGGTTCGGTGGTAACAAAGAACGTCCATGATTTCTGCATAATAGCAGGCAATCCTGCAAAGATACAAGGCTTTGTTTGCATATGCGGCTCAAAACTGAATGAGTTTGAGAGAAAATGCGATAGCGCCGTATTTAAATGCAATAGTTGCAATAGCGAAATATCAATACCCATTGCGATAGTGGATTCTGCGCATCAAAGGAAACACGATGAATAA
- a CDS encoding acyltransferase, with amino-acid sequence MSHINSKSNKNRRHLGAGRPIKKLFRKIGKNVIIEPGVRIFNPENIEIGDSLYIGHNTFINAYHKGEIILGENTWIGQNCFLHGAGKIRIGSHTGIGPHVKILTSVHDFDSEKKPIVAYPLKFAPVIIKDGCDIGIGSIILPGVTIGEGSVIGAGSVVTKDVPEYTVWAGVPAKMMRRR; translated from the coding sequence ATGTCTCACATAAATTCTAAATCAAATAAAAACAGAAGACATCTGGGAGCAGGCAGACCTATCAAAAAACTCTTCAGGAAAATCGGAAAGAATGTCATTATTGAGCCCGGTGTCAGAATATTCAATCCAGAGAATATTGAGATAGGAGACTCTCTTTATATAGGGCATAACACATTTATAAATGCTTACCATAAAGGTGAAATTATATTAGGTGAAAACACATGGATAGGGCAGAACTGCTTTTTACACGGAGCAGGTAAAATAAGGATAGGTTCTCATACAGGCATAGGACCCCATGTAAAAATACTTACCTCTGTTCACGATTTTGATTCCGAAAAAAAACCGATAGTCGCATATCCCTTAAAATTCGCCCCTGTAATAATAAAGGATGGCTGCGACATAGGGATAGGATCAATAATACTTCCCGGAGTGACCATAGGCGAGGGCAGCGTCATAGGCGCCGGCAGCGTTGTTACAAAAGATGTCCCTGAATATACTGTCTGGGCAGGTGTCCCTGCAAAGATGATGAGAAGACGTTGA
- a CDS encoding GDP-mannose 4,6-dehydratase has translation MNNDQKTILVTGGAGFIGSHLVDALIERGYSSIVVIDDLSLGRLSNLDNARQRNSDIEFYKMDLAVDDLLALRDKHFDIAFHMAVIPLPASLVHPKETVDRNIAMTTAVCEMARNRQIRRLINFSSSEVYGSAKIVPMNEEHPMEPSTPYAASKMAGDAVVFSYMETFGIDAVTVRPFNNYGPRQNDTIYAGIIPIIINRALKRNPIFIFGNGMQTRDFIFAKDTVNAAIDFALKTEYSKGEEINIASGKETSVNELVSTILQIMDVEDLPIEYHPPRPGDVRRHLADITKAKQLINFEPKTTLIDGLENTIKWYKEKNNR, from the coding sequence ATGAATAATGATCAAAAGACAATTCTTGTAACAGGCGGCGCCGGCTTTATAGGCAGTCATCTTGTGGATGCGCTGATAGAGCGCGGTTATTCTTCTATAGTGGTTATAGATGACCTTTCACTTGGAAGGCTTTCAAACTTAGACAATGCACGACAAAGGAATTCTGATATTGAGTTTTATAAAATGGACCTTGCTGTTGACGATCTGCTGGCGCTGAGAGATAAACACTTTGACATAGCCTTCCATATGGCTGTTATACCACTGCCTGCCAGTCTGGTACATCCCAAGGAGACAGTAGATAGGAATATCGCCATGACCACTGCTGTATGCGAAATGGCAAGAAACAGGCAGATAAGACGTCTTATAAATTTTTCATCTTCCGAGGTATATGGGAGCGCCAAGATAGTCCCTATGAACGAAGAACATCCCATGGAGCCGTCAACACCTTATGCTGCAAGCAAGATGGCAGGGGACGCCGTTGTCTTTTCCTATATGGAAACCTTCGGCATAGATGCGGTAACAGTAAGACCGTTCAACAACTATGGACCAAGGCAGAACGACACCATATATGCGGGTATAATTCCCATAATTATCAATAGGGCATTGAAAAGAAACCCGATTTTCATATTTGGCAATGGAATGCAGACAAGGGACTTTATATTCGCAAAGGATACTGTAAATGCTGCCATTGATTTCGCACTAAAGACAGAATATTCAAAGGGAGAGGAGATAAACATAGCGAGCGGTAAAGAGACCTCCGTAAATGAACTGGTAAGCACGATACTGCAGATAATGGATGTTGAAGATTTGCCGATAGAATATCATCCGCCGCGGCCCGGTGATGTGCGCCGTCACCTGGCTGATATTACAAAGGCAAAACAGTTGATAAACTTTGAACCAAAGACCACATTAATAGATGGTCTTGAAAATACAATAAAGTGGTATAAAGAAAAGAATAACAGATGA